The genomic interval CTTGTAAATTTTCTTTAACTACTCTGATTAACTGATTATAGGCTGACTCAATTACTATGATTTTATCCACGGCGGCTGCGCACTTGTTAAATTCCTGCACGGGAAATGGATTGATAGTAATCGGTCGAAAAAGAAAACAATTCTGATCATTTAACAGAGCCTCTTTAACCGAAGCTGCGATCAAACCATGAGCAACGATCATCGTTTTTCTCATCTGCGGATAGATCTCATACTCAACTATTTTTTTTGTCATCGCTGCAAAATCCTGATGAAGAGTCTTGTTAAAAACATACAAATCTTCTTCGGTTGAATAAGTATTGCACCAATTAACATATTCACTTTCGTTGCTTGTATCACGAACTGTTTTTTTTACCATTAACGGATAACTGGACACAATTTTCTTGGGTGGCATAATATCAACTTCGTTCTCTGTTTTTAATAAATAACCATCGGTCAATACTATAGCTGGCCAACGGTAAGTCCAGGCAACATTAAAAGCTTTAATAACACAGTTATACAAATCTGTTAAATTACTGGCAGAATAAACAATCCGATAACCTTCGCTATTACCACCCCAGGCGCTTAAAAATAGCTCCTGTTGCGAGTAAATAACTGATCCTGTTGATGGACCACCGCGTTGACCAACGATGACTACTAGCGGTAATCGTAGACTCTCGGCCATAGAAAGTGGGTCCTGCATTAAAACGTTACCTGGCCCACCGGTAGCAGTAAAGGCCTTGCGGCCACCGATGATCATACCACAAGTCATAAAGCCCGCAGCCATTTCATCTTCACTTTGAATAAATAATAATTGTTGCTTATTTTTAGTAGCTTTTTGCTCCCACTCGGTCATGATCTCGGTCGTTGGTGTAATTGGATAACCGGCGTAGCCAGTCGCACCACTAGCGAGCGCAGCTTCAATAACAACTTCATTACCAGTCAAAACTTTTTTCATTTATTTTCGTATATTTCTTAAATCAATAATTTTTTGGTCCTGGACTATCGTCTCTTCACTCTGATCCTTAACTAAACGGGGTATAATGCGATTTAGTTGCCAATCAAGCTTACGATAATAATATAATAAAAAGATGATCAAAATTATTATAGCTAATAACGACCAAAAATACCAACTTCTAATTATGGTAGCAATAGTCAAGGGATTATTACTAAGATCACGGTCAGTCAATTGAATACTGCTATCATCGATAGGAAAATCCTTATCATAATTTTTTACTTCTACTACTTGGTTATCGTTAGTATCGTTCTCTGCTGTTTTAATTTTTAATATTTCATTATTGTTAGTCGTAACATTTGCTAGGCTGGCATCATTCTTTTCAACTTTTTTAATTGGCTCTTGCTTTTGTGAACGAGTAGCATCAAGTGGGTAATAGTCATCACCGTCATTAACGCCATCACCGTCGCTATCTCTTTTTTTAGAATCAGTGCCTAATTTTATTTCTTGTTCATCTGTCAAACCGTCATTATCATCATCGGGGTCAGCGTTATCACCGATCTTGTCACCATCGGTATCAATATCAACACTAAACATTGTGGTTAGTGCTTGATCGTTAGCAGAATTTTGATCTACCGGTTGCGTGCCTTGAATCCTCGCTAAAATATTAAATGAGCTATCGG from Candidatus Komeilibacteria bacterium CG_4_10_14_0_2_um_filter_37_10 carries:
- a CDS encoding ferredoxin oxidoreductase; the encoded protein is MKKVLTGNEVVIEAALASGATGYAGYPITPTTEIMTEWEQKATKNKQQLLFIQSEDEMAAGFMTCGMIIGGRKAFTATGGPGNVLMQDPLSMAESLRLPLVVIVGQRGGPSTGSVIYSQQELFLSAWGGNSEGYRIVYSASNLTDLYNCVIKAFNVAWTYRWPAIVLTDGYLLKTENEVDIMPPKKIVSSYPLMVKKTVRDTSNESEYVNWCNTYSTEEDLYVFNKTLHQDFAAMTKKIVEYEIYPQMRKTMIVAHGLIAASVKEALLNDQNCFLFRPITINPFPVQEFNKCAAAVDKIIVIESAYNQLIRVVKENLQ